The following coding sequences lie in one Apium graveolens cultivar Ventura chromosome 3, ASM990537v1, whole genome shotgun sequence genomic window:
- the LOC141712857 gene encoding citrate-binding protein-like → MKFALVLVPMYMCLVWLFFQQTVGVDPTVGFTSLPLDQSNFKIQRPYNVPVDKRYSFVDGVHKMWVYKTDKPHSPHSHTNPRTEIRIQGYDFSSGVWQFEGHGYVPKVTSGASIMQIFGGSPHATTLMLWTYDGTLAYYRNPVLVRNIYSRWFRLNVIYDVDANKVQVYIDGDLKLETTGRGGISHFFKFGVYAQDDDSHYMESRWKNIKVLNKNYNV, encoded by the exons ATGAAATTTGCCTTGGTACTTGTTCCGATGTACATGTGCCTTGTATGGCTCTTTTTCCAGCAGACAGTGGGTGTGGATCCAACTGTCGGCTTCACCTCGCTTCCTCTAGATCAATCCAACTTCAAAATCCAAAGGCCTTACAATGTCCCTGTCGATAAACGATACAGCTTTGTCGATGGAGTTCACAAGATGTGGGTGTATAAAACTGATAAACCTCATTCACCTCATAGTCACACTAATCCTCGTACTGAAATCCGCATCCAG GGTTATGATTTCTCATCTGGTGTGTGGCAATTCGAGGGACATGGATACGTGCCGAAAGTAACATCAGGTGCAAGCATTATGCAAATTTTTGGCGGGAGTCCTCACGCAACAACACTAATGCTTTGGACTTACGATGGCACACTTGCGTATTACCGGAATCCGGTCCTTGTCCGGAACATCTACAGCAGATGGTTCCGACTAAATGTGATCTACGACGTGGATGCGAACAAAGTGCAGGTTTACATCGACGGGGATCTCAAACTTGAAACAACAGGCCGAGGCGGAATTTCTCATTTCTTCAAATTTGGAGTGTACGCTCAAGACGATGACTCTCATTATATGGAGTCTCGTTGGAAAAATATTAAAGTCCTCAACAAAAACTATAACGTTTAA